ACGCCAAAACGGCTTAAAATACTGCACACCATCAAGCGCAAGCACCCGAAAACCGTTAGTGAACTGGCCAAACAGCTCAAACTGCCGAGACGCGAAATCTCAGCCGAGATTCGTACGCTTGCCAACTTAGGGTTCATTGATGCAAAGCCGCGTGCGTCATCCAACAACAAGACTGATACGGCAAACGAGGATTCTATTACCATCGCGATACCGCTGTAGCACCGCTGGGGACAAACTATAAGCGTGGGGCAATAAAGTATACAGAAACATCAGGTCAGGTCGGCATTCATGCCTCCAATAATCTTCCAACCGTTCTTTGTCCGCAACCCTGTGTGGGTCCACTGGCTATTACTCATTCAGTGTTGGGGGGCCGGAAAACCGGGCTCTGCGAGGCGGCATGAATAACGATGATAGCATCCTGTTCCAGCATGAAGCCTTCTGCCACAAGAGACCATGCCGACACGGCGATGCGATTGACATAGTCGTTGTTATCCAGATAGCGTTCCTCAATCGATAACCGATTATCATTGGCCGCTAGCCGTTGCTGCTTTGTTTTCGCAAA
This genomic interval from Gammaproteobacteria bacterium contains the following:
- a CDS encoding ArsR family transcriptional regulator; its protein translation is MKTTNLKIQSEAAFVRDVKAQLRKIDDGEFPAQAVVSTSFDSLDSLDANLTPKRLKILHTIKRKHPKTVSELAKQLKLPRREISAEIRTLANLGFIDAKPRASSNNKTDTANEDSITIAIPL
- a CDS encoding alpha/beta hydrolase domain-containing protein, which translates into the protein MPQSDEDGNALGGVRLPDIQVPTGTHGGQNTPLTDRGCVLSGSFIPFAKTKQQRLAANDNRLSIEERYLDNNDYVNRIAVSAWSLVAEGFMLEQDAIIVIHAASQSPVFRPPNTE